Proteins co-encoded in one Oreochromis aureus strain Israel breed Guangdong linkage group 3, ZZ_aureus, whole genome shotgun sequence genomic window:
- the LOC116318437 gene encoding V-set and immunoglobulin domain-containing protein 8-like, which translates to MSSVVVFFSLPMLVASALKELRVRPGQDATLQCWGPRNAHITLLEWSRPELISQGYVFFFQDQRSYENYQHESFKGRVQLRDPSMKDGDVTVILRNVSVSDTGAYECQITTSSTRNGERVVKEFKHSINLTVTESVQINITAGQNVILPCRAPNIDSNSKAVVKGSRADLGKDYVLLYRDEQPDPEEQHPSFKNRVDLQNRQIKDGDASLILKDVTTADSGTYECRVFRRTNRRKRANLETDPISVISLKVDPPGQTGGDTEDGVSRGHAGLMAVLSLFAVIAALAIFIKLNPPPPLSCPSVCRNVL; encoded by the exons ATGTCGTCTGTTGTAGTTTTCTTCTCCCTCCCGATGTTGGTGGCTTCTGCGTTGAAAG aGCTCAGAGTGAGGCCTGGACAAGATGCCACTCTTCAATGTTGGGGTCCCAGAAATGCACACATCACCCTGCTGGAGTGGAGCAGACCGGAGCTCATCTCACAGGGTTATGTGTTCTTCTTCCAAGACCAGCGCTCGTACGAGAACTACCAGCACGAGTCCTTTAAAGGTCGAGTGCAGCTGAGAGACCCATCCATGAAAGACGGAGATGTTACTGTGATTCTGAGAAACGTCAGCGTGAGCGATACAGGAGCATATGAGTGTCAGATTACAACCAGCAGCACCAGAAATGGCGAGAGAGTCGTCAAAGAGTTCAAGCACTCCATCAACCTCACAGTCACAGAGTCTG TTCAGATAAACATCACAGCTGGACAGAACGTAATTCtgccatgtcgagctccaaacatcGACAGCAATTCCAAGGCAGTTGTAAAggggagcagagctgaccttgGAAAAGATTATGTTCTTTTGTATCGGGATGAACAGCCTGATCCAGAAgagcagcatccatcttttaagaaccgggtggatctgcagaaCAGACAGATAAAGGATGGAGACgcgtctttgattctgaaggatgtcaCGACTGCTGATagtggaacatacgagtgtcgcGTCTTCAGAAGAACAAACCGCAGGAAGAGAGCTAATCTGGAGACTGACCCTATCAGTGTCATCAGCCTGAaagttgatcctccag gtcagacaggaggagacacagaggatggagtGAGCAGAGGACATGCTGGACTGATGGCGGTTTTGTCACTCTTTGCTGTGATTGCTGCTTTGGCGATCTTTATAAAACTaaatccacctcctcctctttcttgtcCTTCTGTCTGCAGAAATGTACTTTGA